The following proteins come from a genomic window of Astatotilapia calliptera chromosome 11, fAstCal1.2, whole genome shotgun sequence:
- the ddr1 gene encoding epithelial discoidin domain-containing receptor 1 isoform X1 — MYAFGRQSDSRQVTRCVAALMALTTLRVFPVAVVTILAVLASSAEEHEWHFDPAQCRYALGMEDGTIPDSDITASSAWSDSTEAKHGRLSTGEGDGAWCPLGSVFPSGSEYLQIDLRRLHFLALVGTQGRHADGHGQEFARSYRLRYSRDGEKWITWKDRWGQDVVSGNENTYDVVLKDLGPPIVARMVRFYPLADRVMSVCLRVELYGCLWNDGLKAYTAPVGHVMQLPGMSVYLNDSTYDGSTEQGIQFGGLGQLCDGVLGGDDFTKTKELRVWPGYDYLGWSRESLGQGSVDIEFHFEKPRVFHHMQVHSNNRHTQGVRVFSKVECLFKPGILQPWSSPALTLPVPLEDLKDPSSRPISLPLGGRPAQILRCKFYFADRWLLISEISFLSEPFEEDVTDTDLFPPNIPKIPGTKSSSPPPVNVTSSAPTSSRGAFNSTTGPTEPPTTTTTAVMMDTTGNWTLSGPAFAAVTPRAGLPVAKDDSSNTAILIGCLVGIILLLLAVIVVILWRQYWKKLLGKAQGSLSSDELRVHLSVPSDNVVINNTHSYSSRYQRIHTFPDDRDHDREAEGEYQEPSALLRPRDHRDSTDHRKGSRALVVPSSTQVREKSLNVPQACGLDFDMEKGFPPAQDEPPPYPGSPPYPSLSPPVSPPMPPSVPHYAEADIVSLQGVSGNNTYAVPALASSSPGADAAPLPELPRQCLIFKEKLGEGQFGEVHLCEIESPQDLPTLEFPFNVRKGRPLLVAVKILRPDASKNARNDFLKEVKILSRLKDPNIIRLLGVCVSSDPLCMVTEYMECGDLNQYLSQRVLLDKTGPSHNTPTISYPALISMASQIASGMKFLSSLNFVHRDLATRNCLVGGERGESGEDQGGERHIKIADFGMSRNLYAGDYYRIQGRAVLPIRWMAWECILMGKFTTASDVWAFGVTLWEMLSVCQEQPYSTLTDEQVIDNAGEFFRDQGRQVYLSRPAVCPQGLYELMLSCWNRDCKVRPSFAYIHSFLTEDAMNMV; from the exons CTCAGTGTCGTTACGCCCTGGGGATGGAGGATGGCACCATCCCAGATTCTGACATCACTGCCTCCAGCGCCTGGTCAGACTCCACAGAGGCCAAACATGGAAG GTTGAGTACTGGAGAGGGGGACGGAGCGTGGTGTCCATTAGGATCCGTGTTCCCCAGCGGATCAGAGTACCTTCAG ATTGACCTGCGCAGACTCCACTTCCTGGCTCTGGTCGGCACTCAAGGTCGCCACGCTGATGGGCACGGTCAGGAATTTGCACGCAGTTACCGGCTCCGCTATTCCCGAGATGGAGAGAAATGGATCACCTGGAAGGACCGCTGGGGCCAAGAT GTGGTGTCTGGTAATGAGAACACCTATGATGTTGTGCTGAAAGACCTCGGACCTCCCATTGTGGCTCGCATGGTGCGATTCTACCCCCTCGCCGACCGGGTTATGAGCGTTTGTCTTCGGGTGGAGCTCTATGGCTGCCTTTGGAACG ATGGGTTGAAGGCTTACACAGCTCCAGTGGGTCATGTCATGCAGCTGCCCGGCATGTCTGTGTATCTCAACGACTCCACCTATGATGGGAGCACGGAACAAGG gATACAGTTTGGAGGGCTTGGTCAGCTGTGTGACGGTGTCCTGGGAGGAGACGACTTTACAAAGACTAAGGAGTTGAGGGTGTGGCCTGGGTATGACTACCTGGGCTGGAGCCGGGAATCCCTCGGGCAAGGCAGCGTGGATATTGAGTTCCACTTTGAGAAACCACGAGTCTTCCACCACATGCAG GTGCACAGTAATAACCGTCACACACAGGGTGTCAGAGTTTTCAGCAAAGTGGAGTGCCTTTTTAAGCCTGGCATCCTCCAGCCATGGTCCTCTCCTGCCCTCACCTTGCCTGTGCCCCTCGAGGATCTAAAAGACCCCTCGTCACGACCCATCTCTCTCCCACTGGGCGGCCGGCCGGCTCAGATCCTCCGCTGCAAATTCTACTTTGCCGACCGTTGGCTGCTCATCAGCGAGATATCTTTCCTCTCTG AGCCGTTTGAGGAGGATGTCACAGACACTGATTTATTTCCTCCAAATATTCCCAAGATTCCTGGCACCAAAtcatcttctcctcctcctgttaATGTCACCTCCTCTGCTCCCACATCGAGCCGCGGTGCCTTCAATTCCACTACCGGGCCTACTG aaccccccaccaccaccaccaccgctgTCATGATGGACACCACTGGTAACTGGACGCTTTCag GGCCGGCGTTTGCTGCTGTTACTCCAAGGGCGGGGCTTCCCGTGGCTAAAGACGACAGCAGCAATACAGccattctgattggctgcctggtgGGCATCATCCTTCTGCTCCTGGCTGTGATAGTTGTCATTCTTTGGAGGCAGTACTGGAAAAAGTTACTGGGAAAG GCCCAAGGCAGTCTGTCCAGCGATGAGCTGCGGGTTCACCTTTCAGTCCCCTCAGACAACGTGGTCATCAACAACACCCACAGCTACTCGAGTCGCTACCAGCGCATCCACACTTTTCCAGATGACCGAGACCACGACAGAGAGGCAGAAGGGGAGTATCAGGAGCCCAGCGCCCTGCTCCGGCCCCGAGATCACAGAGACAGCACAG ATCACAGAAAAGGCTCGAGAGCATTAGTCGTCCCCAGCTCCACACAGGTTCGGGAAAAGAGCCTCAATGTGCCCCAGG CTTGTGGTCTGGACTTTGACATGGAGAAAGGTTTCCCCCCAGCACAGGATGAGCCTCCTCCCTACCCCGGGTCCCCTCCTTACCCTTCTCTCTCTCCGCCCGTGTCTCCCCCGATGCCCCCCAGCGTCCCCCACTATGCCGAGGCAGACATCGTGAGCTTGCAAGGTGTCAGTGGCAACAACACCTACGCTGTTCCGGCCTTGGCCTCTTCAAGCCCCGGAGCTGATGCTGCCCCGCTTCCAGAGCTGCCGCGCCAGTGTCTCATCTTCAAGGAGAAGCTCGGGGAGGGGCAGTTTGGAGAG GTACACCTGTGTGAAATCGAGAGCCCTCAGGACCTTCCTACACTGGAGTTCCCCTTCAATGTGAGAAAAGGTCGCCCCCTTCTGGTAGCTGTGAAGATACTGCGCCCAGACGCCTCCAAGAACGCCAG GAACGACTTCCTGAAAGAGGTGAAGATCCTGTCTCGCTTGAAGGACCCGAACATAATCAGGCTGCTGGGAGTGTGTGTGAGCAGTGATCCGCTCTGCATGGTCACCGAATACATGGAGTGTGGAGACTTGAACCAGTATTTGTCCCAACGAGTGCTTCTGGACAAAACTGGACCTTCACACAATACGCCAACCATCAG TTACCCAGCGCTCATTTCCATGGCCAGCCAGATTGCGTCAGGAATGAAGTTCCTCTCCTCGCTTAACTTCGTGCACCGAGATCTGGCCACACGTAACTGTctggttgggggtgagaggGGCGAGAGCGGAGAGGACCAAGGCGGTGAGCGTCACATCAAGATCGCAGACTTCGGCATGAGCAGGAACTTGTACGCTGGAGACTACTACAGGATCCAGGGCAGGGCCGTGCTGCCAATACGCTGGATGGCCTGGGAGTGCATACTCATG GGTAAGTTCACCACGGCGAGCGACGTGTGGGCGTTCGGAGTCACTCTGTGGGAGATGCTGAGCGTTTGTCAGGAGCAGCCGTATTCCACCCTCACAGATGAACAAGTCATCGACAATGCTGGCGAGTTCTTCAGAGACCAGGGCAGACAG GTGTATCTGAGCAGGCCAGCCGTGTGTCCTCAGGGTCTCTACGAGCTCATGTTGAGCTGCTGGAACAGAGACTGCAAGGTCCGCCCATCTTTCGCTTACATACACTCCTTTCTTACGGAGGACGCCATGAACATGGTGTAA
- the ddr1 gene encoding epithelial discoidin domain-containing receptor 1 isoform X3 — MALTTLRVFPVAVVTILAVLASSAEEHEWHFDPAQCRYALGMEDGTIPDSDITASSAWSDSTEAKHGRLSTGEGDGAWCPLGSVFPSGSEYLQIDLRRLHFLALVGTQGRHADGHGQEFARSYRLRYSRDGEKWITWKDRWGQDVVSGNENTYDVVLKDLGPPIVARMVRFYPLADRVMSVCLRVELYGCLWNDGLKAYTAPVGHVMQLPGMSVYLNDSTYDGSTEQGIQFGGLGQLCDGVLGGDDFTKTKELRVWPGYDYLGWSRESLGQGSVDIEFHFEKPRVFHHMQVHSNNRHTQGVRVFSKVECLFKPGILQPWSSPALTLPVPLEDLKDPSSRPISLPLGGRPAQILRCKFYFADRWLLISEISFLSEPFEEDVTDTDLFPPNIPKIPGTKSSSPPPVNVTSSAPTSSRGAFNSTTGPTEPPTTTTTAVMMDTTGNWTLSGPAFAAVTPRAGLPVAKDDSSNTAILIGCLVGIILLLLAVIVVILWRQYWKKLLGKAQGSLSSDELRVHLSVPSDNVVINNTHSYSSRYQRIHTFPDDRDHDREAEGEYQEPSALLRPRDHRDSTALLLNNPAHYLLLPDHRKGSRALVVPSSTQVREKSLNVPQACGLDFDMEKGFPPAQDEPPPYPGSPPYPSLSPPVSPPMPPSVPHYAEADIVSLQGVSGNNTYAVPALASSSPGADAAPLPELPRQCLIFKEKLGEGQFGEVHLCEIESPQDLPTLEFPFNVRKGRPLLVAVKILRPDASKNARNDFLKEVKILSRLKDPNIIRLLGVCVSSDPLCMVTEYMECGDLNQYLSQRVLLDKTGPSHNTPTISYPALISMASQIASGMKFLSSLNFVHRDLATRNCLVGGERGESGEDQGGERHIKIADFGMSRNLYAGDYYRIQGRAVLPIRWMAWECILMGKFTTASDVWAFGVTLWEMLSVCQEQPYSTLTDEQVIDNAGEFFRDQGRQVYLSRPAVCPQGLYELMLSCWNRDCKVRPSFAYIHSFLTEDAMNMV; from the exons CTCAGTGTCGTTACGCCCTGGGGATGGAGGATGGCACCATCCCAGATTCTGACATCACTGCCTCCAGCGCCTGGTCAGACTCCACAGAGGCCAAACATGGAAG GTTGAGTACTGGAGAGGGGGACGGAGCGTGGTGTCCATTAGGATCCGTGTTCCCCAGCGGATCAGAGTACCTTCAG ATTGACCTGCGCAGACTCCACTTCCTGGCTCTGGTCGGCACTCAAGGTCGCCACGCTGATGGGCACGGTCAGGAATTTGCACGCAGTTACCGGCTCCGCTATTCCCGAGATGGAGAGAAATGGATCACCTGGAAGGACCGCTGGGGCCAAGAT GTGGTGTCTGGTAATGAGAACACCTATGATGTTGTGCTGAAAGACCTCGGACCTCCCATTGTGGCTCGCATGGTGCGATTCTACCCCCTCGCCGACCGGGTTATGAGCGTTTGTCTTCGGGTGGAGCTCTATGGCTGCCTTTGGAACG ATGGGTTGAAGGCTTACACAGCTCCAGTGGGTCATGTCATGCAGCTGCCCGGCATGTCTGTGTATCTCAACGACTCCACCTATGATGGGAGCACGGAACAAGG gATACAGTTTGGAGGGCTTGGTCAGCTGTGTGACGGTGTCCTGGGAGGAGACGACTTTACAAAGACTAAGGAGTTGAGGGTGTGGCCTGGGTATGACTACCTGGGCTGGAGCCGGGAATCCCTCGGGCAAGGCAGCGTGGATATTGAGTTCCACTTTGAGAAACCACGAGTCTTCCACCACATGCAG GTGCACAGTAATAACCGTCACACACAGGGTGTCAGAGTTTTCAGCAAAGTGGAGTGCCTTTTTAAGCCTGGCATCCTCCAGCCATGGTCCTCTCCTGCCCTCACCTTGCCTGTGCCCCTCGAGGATCTAAAAGACCCCTCGTCACGACCCATCTCTCTCCCACTGGGCGGCCGGCCGGCTCAGATCCTCCGCTGCAAATTCTACTTTGCCGACCGTTGGCTGCTCATCAGCGAGATATCTTTCCTCTCTG AGCCGTTTGAGGAGGATGTCACAGACACTGATTTATTTCCTCCAAATATTCCCAAGATTCCTGGCACCAAAtcatcttctcctcctcctgttaATGTCACCTCCTCTGCTCCCACATCGAGCCGCGGTGCCTTCAATTCCACTACCGGGCCTACTG aaccccccaccaccaccaccaccgctgTCATGATGGACACCACTGGTAACTGGACGCTTTCag GGCCGGCGTTTGCTGCTGTTACTCCAAGGGCGGGGCTTCCCGTGGCTAAAGACGACAGCAGCAATACAGccattctgattggctgcctggtgGGCATCATCCTTCTGCTCCTGGCTGTGATAGTTGTCATTCTTTGGAGGCAGTACTGGAAAAAGTTACTGGGAAAG GCCCAAGGCAGTCTGTCCAGCGATGAGCTGCGGGTTCACCTTTCAGTCCCCTCAGACAACGTGGTCATCAACAACACCCACAGCTACTCGAGTCGCTACCAGCGCATCCACACTTTTCCAGATGACCGAGACCACGACAGAGAGGCAGAAGGGGAGTATCAGGAGCCCAGCGCCCTGCTCCGGCCCCGAGATCACAGAGACAGCACAG CCTTGCTGTTAAACAACCCAGCCCATTACCTGCTCCTACCAGATCACAGAAAAGGCTCGAGAGCATTAGTCGTCCCCAGCTCCACACAGGTTCGGGAAAAGAGCCTCAATGTGCCCCAGG CTTGTGGTCTGGACTTTGACATGGAGAAAGGTTTCCCCCCAGCACAGGATGAGCCTCCTCCCTACCCCGGGTCCCCTCCTTACCCTTCTCTCTCTCCGCCCGTGTCTCCCCCGATGCCCCCCAGCGTCCCCCACTATGCCGAGGCAGACATCGTGAGCTTGCAAGGTGTCAGTGGCAACAACACCTACGCTGTTCCGGCCTTGGCCTCTTCAAGCCCCGGAGCTGATGCTGCCCCGCTTCCAGAGCTGCCGCGCCAGTGTCTCATCTTCAAGGAGAAGCTCGGGGAGGGGCAGTTTGGAGAG GTACACCTGTGTGAAATCGAGAGCCCTCAGGACCTTCCTACACTGGAGTTCCCCTTCAATGTGAGAAAAGGTCGCCCCCTTCTGGTAGCTGTGAAGATACTGCGCCCAGACGCCTCCAAGAACGCCAG GAACGACTTCCTGAAAGAGGTGAAGATCCTGTCTCGCTTGAAGGACCCGAACATAATCAGGCTGCTGGGAGTGTGTGTGAGCAGTGATCCGCTCTGCATGGTCACCGAATACATGGAGTGTGGAGACTTGAACCAGTATTTGTCCCAACGAGTGCTTCTGGACAAAACTGGACCTTCACACAATACGCCAACCATCAG TTACCCAGCGCTCATTTCCATGGCCAGCCAGATTGCGTCAGGAATGAAGTTCCTCTCCTCGCTTAACTTCGTGCACCGAGATCTGGCCACACGTAACTGTctggttgggggtgagaggGGCGAGAGCGGAGAGGACCAAGGCGGTGAGCGTCACATCAAGATCGCAGACTTCGGCATGAGCAGGAACTTGTACGCTGGAGACTACTACAGGATCCAGGGCAGGGCCGTGCTGCCAATACGCTGGATGGCCTGGGAGTGCATACTCATG GGTAAGTTCACCACGGCGAGCGACGTGTGGGCGTTCGGAGTCACTCTGTGGGAGATGCTGAGCGTTTGTCAGGAGCAGCCGTATTCCACCCTCACAGATGAACAAGTCATCGACAATGCTGGCGAGTTCTTCAGAGACCAGGGCAGACAG GTGTATCTGAGCAGGCCAGCCGTGTGTCCTCAGGGTCTCTACGAGCTCATGTTGAGCTGCTGGAACAGAGACTGCAAGGTCCGCCCATCTTTCGCTTACATACACTCCTTTCTTACGGAGGACGCCATGAACATGGTGTAA
- the ddr1 gene encoding epithelial discoidin domain-containing receptor 1 isoform X2, with translation MYAFGRQSDSRQVTRCVAALMALTTLRVFPVAVVTILAVLASSAEEHEWHFDPAQCRYALGMEDGTIPDSDITASSAWSDSTEAKHGRLSTGEGDGAWCPLGSVFPSGSEYLQIDLRRLHFLALVGTQGRHADGHGQEFARSYRLRYSRDGEKWITWKDRWGQDVVSGNENTYDVVLKDLGPPIVARMVRFYPLADRVMSVCLRVELYGCLWNDGLKAYTAPVGHVMQLPGMSVYLNDSTYDGSTEQGIQFGGLGQLCDGVLGGDDFTKTKELRVWPGYDYLGWSRESLGQGSVDIEFHFEKPRVFHHMQVHSNNRHTQGVRVFSKVECLFKPGILQPWSSPALTLPVPLEDLKDPSSRPISLPLGGRPAQILRCKFYFADRWLLISEISFLSEPFEEDVTDTDLFPPNIPKIPGTKSSSPPPVNVTSSAPTSSRGAFNSTTGPTGPAFAAVTPRAGLPVAKDDSSNTAILIGCLVGIILLLLAVIVVILWRQYWKKLLGKAQGSLSSDELRVHLSVPSDNVVINNTHSYSSRYQRIHTFPDDRDHDREAEGEYQEPSALLRPRDHRDSTALLLNNPAHYLLLPDHRKGSRALVVPSSTQVREKSLNVPQACGLDFDMEKGFPPAQDEPPPYPGSPPYPSLSPPVSPPMPPSVPHYAEADIVSLQGVSGNNTYAVPALASSSPGADAAPLPELPRQCLIFKEKLGEGQFGEVHLCEIESPQDLPTLEFPFNVRKGRPLLVAVKILRPDASKNARNDFLKEVKILSRLKDPNIIRLLGVCVSSDPLCMVTEYMECGDLNQYLSQRVLLDKTGPSHNTPTISYPALISMASQIASGMKFLSSLNFVHRDLATRNCLVGGERGESGEDQGGERHIKIADFGMSRNLYAGDYYRIQGRAVLPIRWMAWECILMGKFTTASDVWAFGVTLWEMLSVCQEQPYSTLTDEQVIDNAGEFFRDQGRQVYLSRPAVCPQGLYELMLSCWNRDCKVRPSFAYIHSFLTEDAMNMV, from the exons CTCAGTGTCGTTACGCCCTGGGGATGGAGGATGGCACCATCCCAGATTCTGACATCACTGCCTCCAGCGCCTGGTCAGACTCCACAGAGGCCAAACATGGAAG GTTGAGTACTGGAGAGGGGGACGGAGCGTGGTGTCCATTAGGATCCGTGTTCCCCAGCGGATCAGAGTACCTTCAG ATTGACCTGCGCAGACTCCACTTCCTGGCTCTGGTCGGCACTCAAGGTCGCCACGCTGATGGGCACGGTCAGGAATTTGCACGCAGTTACCGGCTCCGCTATTCCCGAGATGGAGAGAAATGGATCACCTGGAAGGACCGCTGGGGCCAAGAT GTGGTGTCTGGTAATGAGAACACCTATGATGTTGTGCTGAAAGACCTCGGACCTCCCATTGTGGCTCGCATGGTGCGATTCTACCCCCTCGCCGACCGGGTTATGAGCGTTTGTCTTCGGGTGGAGCTCTATGGCTGCCTTTGGAACG ATGGGTTGAAGGCTTACACAGCTCCAGTGGGTCATGTCATGCAGCTGCCCGGCATGTCTGTGTATCTCAACGACTCCACCTATGATGGGAGCACGGAACAAGG gATACAGTTTGGAGGGCTTGGTCAGCTGTGTGACGGTGTCCTGGGAGGAGACGACTTTACAAAGACTAAGGAGTTGAGGGTGTGGCCTGGGTATGACTACCTGGGCTGGAGCCGGGAATCCCTCGGGCAAGGCAGCGTGGATATTGAGTTCCACTTTGAGAAACCACGAGTCTTCCACCACATGCAG GTGCACAGTAATAACCGTCACACACAGGGTGTCAGAGTTTTCAGCAAAGTGGAGTGCCTTTTTAAGCCTGGCATCCTCCAGCCATGGTCCTCTCCTGCCCTCACCTTGCCTGTGCCCCTCGAGGATCTAAAAGACCCCTCGTCACGACCCATCTCTCTCCCACTGGGCGGCCGGCCGGCTCAGATCCTCCGCTGCAAATTCTACTTTGCCGACCGTTGGCTGCTCATCAGCGAGATATCTTTCCTCTCTG AGCCGTTTGAGGAGGATGTCACAGACACTGATTTATTTCCTCCAAATATTCCCAAGATTCCTGGCACCAAAtcatcttctcctcctcctgttaATGTCACCTCCTCTGCTCCCACATCGAGCCGCGGTGCCTTCAATTCCACTACCGGGCCTACTG GGCCGGCGTTTGCTGCTGTTACTCCAAGGGCGGGGCTTCCCGTGGCTAAAGACGACAGCAGCAATACAGccattctgattggctgcctggtgGGCATCATCCTTCTGCTCCTGGCTGTGATAGTTGTCATTCTTTGGAGGCAGTACTGGAAAAAGTTACTGGGAAAG GCCCAAGGCAGTCTGTCCAGCGATGAGCTGCGGGTTCACCTTTCAGTCCCCTCAGACAACGTGGTCATCAACAACACCCACAGCTACTCGAGTCGCTACCAGCGCATCCACACTTTTCCAGATGACCGAGACCACGACAGAGAGGCAGAAGGGGAGTATCAGGAGCCCAGCGCCCTGCTCCGGCCCCGAGATCACAGAGACAGCACAG CCTTGCTGTTAAACAACCCAGCCCATTACCTGCTCCTACCAGATCACAGAAAAGGCTCGAGAGCATTAGTCGTCCCCAGCTCCACACAGGTTCGGGAAAAGAGCCTCAATGTGCCCCAGG CTTGTGGTCTGGACTTTGACATGGAGAAAGGTTTCCCCCCAGCACAGGATGAGCCTCCTCCCTACCCCGGGTCCCCTCCTTACCCTTCTCTCTCTCCGCCCGTGTCTCCCCCGATGCCCCCCAGCGTCCCCCACTATGCCGAGGCAGACATCGTGAGCTTGCAAGGTGTCAGTGGCAACAACACCTACGCTGTTCCGGCCTTGGCCTCTTCAAGCCCCGGAGCTGATGCTGCCCCGCTTCCAGAGCTGCCGCGCCAGTGTCTCATCTTCAAGGAGAAGCTCGGGGAGGGGCAGTTTGGAGAG GTACACCTGTGTGAAATCGAGAGCCCTCAGGACCTTCCTACACTGGAGTTCCCCTTCAATGTGAGAAAAGGTCGCCCCCTTCTGGTAGCTGTGAAGATACTGCGCCCAGACGCCTCCAAGAACGCCAG GAACGACTTCCTGAAAGAGGTGAAGATCCTGTCTCGCTTGAAGGACCCGAACATAATCAGGCTGCTGGGAGTGTGTGTGAGCAGTGATCCGCTCTGCATGGTCACCGAATACATGGAGTGTGGAGACTTGAACCAGTATTTGTCCCAACGAGTGCTTCTGGACAAAACTGGACCTTCACACAATACGCCAACCATCAG TTACCCAGCGCTCATTTCCATGGCCAGCCAGATTGCGTCAGGAATGAAGTTCCTCTCCTCGCTTAACTTCGTGCACCGAGATCTGGCCACACGTAACTGTctggttgggggtgagaggGGCGAGAGCGGAGAGGACCAAGGCGGTGAGCGTCACATCAAGATCGCAGACTTCGGCATGAGCAGGAACTTGTACGCTGGAGACTACTACAGGATCCAGGGCAGGGCCGTGCTGCCAATACGCTGGATGGCCTGGGAGTGCATACTCATG GGTAAGTTCACCACGGCGAGCGACGTGTGGGCGTTCGGAGTCACTCTGTGGGAGATGCTGAGCGTTTGTCAGGAGCAGCCGTATTCCACCCTCACAGATGAACAAGTCATCGACAATGCTGGCGAGTTCTTCAGAGACCAGGGCAGACAG GTGTATCTGAGCAGGCCAGCCGTGTGTCCTCAGGGTCTCTACGAGCTCATGTTGAGCTGCTGGAACAGAGACTGCAAGGTCCGCCCATCTTTCGCTTACATACACTCCTTTCTTACGGAGGACGCCATGAACATGGTGTAA